One Fundulus heteroclitus isolate FHET01 chromosome 11, MU-UCD_Fhet_4.1, whole genome shotgun sequence DNA segment encodes these proteins:
- the or108-1 gene encoding odorant receptor 108-1 encodes MSSFRASSNSSVIIHPPGFYIIGFESFPFISVYFIFLAFVYLLSLLFNSLLIYIVAVNHCLHTPKFLAITNLAMIDLVLNTCTIPSMIKVFLIKDNFIPFNLCLVQMFVYYAFATLESYALTILAYDRLIAICFPFRQHSINTLRTMCWIISITWCFSLGLTTFSTSSMTRLSFCNSVKVFSYFCDYAPVFRLACNDYSLQWSAASWLSVLLLAGPFTFIVLSYVSILVTVFKMKSLDRRVKALATCVEHIIVVAIFYIPLLVIFTIGFYARAVDPEKRVLSLSLASCMPPCINPIVYSLKTKEIKIRGLALLRKTKVNAKF; translated from the coding sequence ATGTCTTCTTTCAGAGCTAGTTCAAACAGCTCTGTCATCATTCACCCGCCAGGATTCTACATCATTGGATTTGAGTCATTTCCCTTCATATCCGTGTACTTCATCTTCCTAgcgtttgtttatttgttgtctcTTCTGTTCAACAGTCTGCTTATCTATATAGTTGCCGTTAATCACTGTTTGCACACCCCCAAATTTTTGGCCATCACCAACCTGGCAATGATCGATTTAGTGCTTAACACCTGCACCATTCCCAGCATGATAAAGGTTTTTCTTATCAAGGataattttattccatttaacCTGTGTCTTGTTCAGATGTTTGTGTATTATGCTTTTGCAACACTGGAGTCATACGCACTCACTATACTGGCCTATGACAGGTTGATTGCTATATGTTTCCCTTTCCGGCAACACTCAATCAACACATTGCGCACCATGTGCTGGATCATCAGCATTACCTGGTGTTTCAGTCTTGGACTCACAACATTCAGTACAAGCTCGATGACACGACTGTCTTTCTGCAACTCTGTCAAGGTGTTCAGTTATTTTTGTGACTATGCACCTGTGTTTCGACTTGCTTGTAATGATTACTCGTTGCAGTGGTCTGCAGCCTCATGGCTCTCGGTTCTGCTCCTGGCAGGACCTTTTACTTTTATCGTCCTCTCTTATGTGAGCATCCTGGTGACTGTGTTCAAGATGAAATCTCTGGACCGTCGAGTGAAGGCTTTGGCCACGTGCGTTGAGCATATAATTGTAGTTGCTATATTTTACATTCCTCTTCTTGTTATTTTCACCATTGGGTTTTATGCAAGAGCTGTTGATCCAGAAAAGAGAGTTCTGAGTCTCTCGCTGGCATCTTGCATGCCTCCGTGCATCAATCCTATCGTGTATTCACTGAAAACCAAAGAGATCAAAATCAGAGGACTGGCTCTATTAAGAAAAACCAAGGTTAATGCAAAATTTTAA
- the LOC105937368 gene encoding olfactory receptor 142, with the protein MYKENQFRILFNFTFLHPVKFYLGGFYNIPHVKYYYVFLCFVYIVTVLGNGFLLSVIYLVKTLHTPRYIIVFNLAVTDLCGSTALIPKLLDTFLFDRRYIVYEACLSYMFFVFYFGSMQSWTLVVMAYDRFVAICLPLRYNVLVTRKSVITILLCSWTSLLIVIAVLVGLFDRLSFCGSLEIKSFFCDHGPTFRLACSDTFLNVVMANVTYTLVICIPLVLIGATYVCISIALSRTASREERLKALRTCTSHLILVALFFIPYMGTNIIVKITDINPNVRIFNSSLSHIGPSLLNPIIYALKTEEVVNAIRRLCKRKTTVLSKW; encoded by the coding sequence ATGTATAAAGAGAACCAATTTAGAATCTTATTCAACTTCACATTTCTTCATCCTGTAAAGTTTTATCTCGGTGGGTTTTACAACATCCCACACGTTAAGTATTACTATGTCTTCTTGTGTTTTGTGTACATCGTGACTGTGCTTGGCaatggttttcttctttctgttatCTACCTGGTGAAGACTCTCCACACTCCCAGGTACATAATCGTGTTCAACTTGGCTGTGACAGACCTGTGCGGAAGCACTGCTCTCATCCCGAAACTCTTGGACACGTTTTTGTTTGACAGAAGATACATTGTTTATGAGGCATGCTTAAGTtacatgttctttgttttttactttgggAGTATGCAGTCATGGACGCTTGTTGTAATGGCATATGACAGATTTGTTGCAATTTGCCTTCCATTAAGGTACAATGTTCTTGTGACAAGAAAATCAGTCATTACAATTTTGCTTTGTTCATGGACTTCCCTGCTGATTGTTATTGCAGTCTTGGTTGGGCTCTTTGACCGACTCTCCTTTTGTGGATCTTTAGAGATAAAAAGTTTCTTCTGTGATCATGGACCAACATTTCGTCTAGCCTGTAGTGACACCTTTTTAAATGTCGTGATGGCTAATGTTACTTATACTCTAGTAATCTGCATTCCCCTTGTACTGATAGGTGCCACCTATGTTTGCATTTCTATAGCACTGAGCAGGACTGCATCCAGAGAAGAACGACTTAAAGCACTGAGAACTTGTACGTCTCATCTGATTCTGGTGGCACTTTTTTTCATACCATATATGGGCACAAATATAATTGTAAAAATTACTGATATTAATCCAAATGTGAGGATTTTTAATTCCAGCTTGTCACACATTGGGCCGTCTCTACTTAATCCCATTATATACGCTTTAAAGACGGAAGAAGTGGTAAATGCTATCAGAAGGctgtgcaaaagaaaaacaacggTACTGTCAAAAtggtaa